In the genome of Fundulus heteroclitus isolate FHET01 unplaced genomic scaffold, MU-UCD_Fhet_4.1 scaffold_36, whole genome shotgun sequence, one region contains:
- the zbtb1 gene encoding zinc finger and BTB domain-containing protein 1 isoform X1: MWLRSADVGIQSAPIRAMARPSHSDHVLQQLNNQREWGFLCDCLIAIGDIYFRAHKAVLAACSSYFRMMFIRDQQGAGHLDLSNMQISAECFDLILQLMYLGRIVVGSYEFEELKASMSYLQMYYIPDSLEDLRDIRSSNLTPSSSSSSTSSSSAGLSGGKMMFGVRMYEQQMPAAPEGELLPKPAPGGGRPAAASRPVAAAEEAAGGGGGALVVAPPTTDGAAEQPCDLRKRPGGRSSALKDRPRFGRTYTCDDCGFFFSCEKLLIEHILTCTNRKAYHPPRGGAGAEGGDSSGKGESSASDSAEEQRVVCKGEDDWADSQLPVMAAGAADSEPGSTRSIKTEPEDGLFPDVDVVQVGEHAAAAGGGARRASQEAEPGASGLESCGESADGAHLPSSSDSGIPAKMRRVKDERQEADGAPCELCGAVLPEEDKSGHYLSDHMGHICACGRCGQVLIKGRQLQEHAERCGESHGGESDGEDEASLPEEEPLLDAADLACPHCGLLLHSESLALEHALSCHDHDPFRPALLEDGGGGGGGGGEPDHRRKHFCGICGKGFYQRCHLREHYTVHTKEKQFTCQTCGKQFLRERQLRLHTDMHKGMARYVCPVCDQGTFLKHDHVRHMISHLSAGETICQVCFQIFPGGEQLETHMDVHLYICGVCGEKFRLRKDMRSHYNSKHTKRL, from the exons ATGTGGCTCCGTAGCGCCGATGTCGGCATTCAGTCAGCCCCCATCCG GGCGATGGCGAGGCCGAGCCACAGCGACCACGTGCTCCAGCAGCTCAACAACCAGCGGGAGTGGGGCTTCCTGTGCGACTGCCTCATCGCCATCGGGGACATCTACTTCCGGGCCCACAAGGCCGTGCTGGCGGCCTGCAGCTCCTACTTCAGGATGATGTTCATCCGCGACCAGCAGGGGGCGGGGCACCTGGACCTGAGCAACATGCAGATCAGCGCCGAGTGCTTCGACCTCATCCTGCAGCTCATGTACCTGGGCCGCATCGTGGTGGGCAGCTACGAGTTCGAGGAGCTGAAGGCGTCCATGTCCTACCTGCAGATGTACTACATCCCCGACTCGCTGGAGGACCTCCGCGACATCCGCAGCTCCAACCtcaccccctcctcctcctcctcctccacctccagctCCTCCGCCGGGCTCTCCGGGGGGAAGATGATGTTCGGGGTGCGCATGTACGAGCAGCAGATGCCCGCCGCGCCGGAGGGAGAGCTCCTGCCCAAACCGGCGCCCGGCGGCGGACGCCCGGCGGCCGCCAGCCGGCCCGTGGCGGCGGCGGAGGAggcggccggcggcggcggcggcgctcTGGTCGTGGCTCCGCCCACTACAGACGGAGCGGCAGAGCAGCCGTGCGACCTGAGGAAGAGGCCCGGCGGCAGAAGCTCCGCCCTCAAAGACCGGCCCCGCTTCGGCCGCACCTACACCTGCGACGACTGCggcttcttcttcagctgcGAGAAGCTGCTGATCGAGCACATCCTCACCTGCACCAACAGGAAGGCCTACCACCCGCCCCGCGGCGGCGCCGGCGCCGAGGGCGGCGACAGCTCCGGGAAAGGCGAGAGCTCCGCCTCCGACAGCGCCGAGGAGCAGAGGGTCGTGTGCAAAGGCGAGGACGACTGGGCCGACTCCCAGCTGCCCGTCATGGCCGCCGGCGCCGCCGACAGCGAGCCCGGCTCCACCCGGAGCATCAAGACGGAGCCGGAGGACGGGCTGTTCCCCGACGTCGACGTGGTGCAGGTGGGCGAGcacgcggcggcggcgggcgGCGGCGCCCGTAGAGCGAGCCAGGAGGCGGAGCCCGGCGCGTCGGGCCTGGAGAGCTGCGGCGAGTCGGCGGACGGCGCCCACCTGCCCAGCAGCAGCGACTCGGGGATCCCCGCCAAGATGCGGCGGGTGAAGGACGAGCGGCAGGAGGCGGACGGCGCCCCCTGCGAGCTGTGCGGCGCCGTCCTGCCGGAGGAGGACAAGTCGGGCCACTACCTGTCCGACCACATGGGCCACATCTGCGCCTGCGGCCGCTGCGGCCAGGTGCTGATCAAAGGCCGCCAGCTGCAGGAGCACGCCGAGCGCTGCGGCGAGTCGCACGGCGGCGAGTCGGACGGCGAGGACGAGGCGTCGCTGCCGGAGGAGGAGCCGCTGCTGGACGCGGCGGACCTGGCCTGCCCGCACTGCGGCCTGCTCCTCCACAGCGAGAGCCTGGCGCTGGAGCACGCGCTCTCCTGCCACGACCACGACCCGTTCCGGCCCGCGCTGCTGGaggacggcggcggcggcggcggcggcggcggcgagcCCGACCACCGCCGCAAGCACTTCTGCGGCATCTGCGGCAAAGGCTTCTACCAGCGCTGCCACCTGCGGGAGCACTACACCGTCCACACCAAGGAGAAGCAGTTCACCTGCCAGACCTGCGGCAAGCAGTTCCTGCGGGAGCGGCAGCTGCGGCTGCACACCGACATGCACAAAGGCATGGCGCGCTACGTCTGCCCCGTCTGCGACCAGGGCACCTTCCTCAAGCACGACCACGTGCGTCACATGATCTCGCACCTGTCCGCCGGCGAGACCATCTGCCAGGTGTGCTTCCAGATCTTCCCGGGCGGCGAGCAGCTGGAGACgcacatggacgtccacctgtaCATCTGCGGCGTCTGCGGCGAGAAGTTCCGGCTGCGCAAGGACATGCGCAGCCACTACAACTCCAAACACACCAAGAGGCTGTAG
- the zbtb1 gene encoding zinc finger and BTB domain-containing protein 1 isoform X2: protein MARPSHSDHVLQQLNNQREWGFLCDCLIAIGDIYFRAHKAVLAACSSYFRMMFIRDQQGAGHLDLSNMQISAECFDLILQLMYLGRIVVGSYEFEELKASMSYLQMYYIPDSLEDLRDIRSSNLTPSSSSSSTSSSSAGLSGGKMMFGVRMYEQQMPAAPEGELLPKPAPGGGRPAAASRPVAAAEEAAGGGGGALVVAPPTTDGAAEQPCDLRKRPGGRSSALKDRPRFGRTYTCDDCGFFFSCEKLLIEHILTCTNRKAYHPPRGGAGAEGGDSSGKGESSASDSAEEQRVVCKGEDDWADSQLPVMAAGAADSEPGSTRSIKTEPEDGLFPDVDVVQVGEHAAAAGGGARRASQEAEPGASGLESCGESADGAHLPSSSDSGIPAKMRRVKDERQEADGAPCELCGAVLPEEDKSGHYLSDHMGHICACGRCGQVLIKGRQLQEHAERCGESHGGESDGEDEASLPEEEPLLDAADLACPHCGLLLHSESLALEHALSCHDHDPFRPALLEDGGGGGGGGGEPDHRRKHFCGICGKGFYQRCHLREHYTVHTKEKQFTCQTCGKQFLRERQLRLHTDMHKGMARYVCPVCDQGTFLKHDHVRHMISHLSAGETICQVCFQIFPGGEQLETHMDVHLYICGVCGEKFRLRKDMRSHYNSKHTKRL, encoded by the coding sequence ATGGCGAGGCCGAGCCACAGCGACCACGTGCTCCAGCAGCTCAACAACCAGCGGGAGTGGGGCTTCCTGTGCGACTGCCTCATCGCCATCGGGGACATCTACTTCCGGGCCCACAAGGCCGTGCTGGCGGCCTGCAGCTCCTACTTCAGGATGATGTTCATCCGCGACCAGCAGGGGGCGGGGCACCTGGACCTGAGCAACATGCAGATCAGCGCCGAGTGCTTCGACCTCATCCTGCAGCTCATGTACCTGGGCCGCATCGTGGTGGGCAGCTACGAGTTCGAGGAGCTGAAGGCGTCCATGTCCTACCTGCAGATGTACTACATCCCCGACTCGCTGGAGGACCTCCGCGACATCCGCAGCTCCAACCtcaccccctcctcctcctcctcctccacctccagctCCTCCGCCGGGCTCTCCGGGGGGAAGATGATGTTCGGGGTGCGCATGTACGAGCAGCAGATGCCCGCCGCGCCGGAGGGAGAGCTCCTGCCCAAACCGGCGCCCGGCGGCGGACGCCCGGCGGCCGCCAGCCGGCCCGTGGCGGCGGCGGAGGAggcggccggcggcggcggcggcgctcTGGTCGTGGCTCCGCCCACTACAGACGGAGCGGCAGAGCAGCCGTGCGACCTGAGGAAGAGGCCCGGCGGCAGAAGCTCCGCCCTCAAAGACCGGCCCCGCTTCGGCCGCACCTACACCTGCGACGACTGCggcttcttcttcagctgcGAGAAGCTGCTGATCGAGCACATCCTCACCTGCACCAACAGGAAGGCCTACCACCCGCCCCGCGGCGGCGCCGGCGCCGAGGGCGGCGACAGCTCCGGGAAAGGCGAGAGCTCCGCCTCCGACAGCGCCGAGGAGCAGAGGGTCGTGTGCAAAGGCGAGGACGACTGGGCCGACTCCCAGCTGCCCGTCATGGCCGCCGGCGCCGCCGACAGCGAGCCCGGCTCCACCCGGAGCATCAAGACGGAGCCGGAGGACGGGCTGTTCCCCGACGTCGACGTGGTGCAGGTGGGCGAGcacgcggcggcggcgggcgGCGGCGCCCGTAGAGCGAGCCAGGAGGCGGAGCCCGGCGCGTCGGGCCTGGAGAGCTGCGGCGAGTCGGCGGACGGCGCCCACCTGCCCAGCAGCAGCGACTCGGGGATCCCCGCCAAGATGCGGCGGGTGAAGGACGAGCGGCAGGAGGCGGACGGCGCCCCCTGCGAGCTGTGCGGCGCCGTCCTGCCGGAGGAGGACAAGTCGGGCCACTACCTGTCCGACCACATGGGCCACATCTGCGCCTGCGGCCGCTGCGGCCAGGTGCTGATCAAAGGCCGCCAGCTGCAGGAGCACGCCGAGCGCTGCGGCGAGTCGCACGGCGGCGAGTCGGACGGCGAGGACGAGGCGTCGCTGCCGGAGGAGGAGCCGCTGCTGGACGCGGCGGACCTGGCCTGCCCGCACTGCGGCCTGCTCCTCCACAGCGAGAGCCTGGCGCTGGAGCACGCGCTCTCCTGCCACGACCACGACCCGTTCCGGCCCGCGCTGCTGGaggacggcggcggcggcggcggcggcggcggcgagcCCGACCACCGCCGCAAGCACTTCTGCGGCATCTGCGGCAAAGGCTTCTACCAGCGCTGCCACCTGCGGGAGCACTACACCGTCCACACCAAGGAGAAGCAGTTCACCTGCCAGACCTGCGGCAAGCAGTTCCTGCGGGAGCGGCAGCTGCGGCTGCACACCGACATGCACAAAGGCATGGCGCGCTACGTCTGCCCCGTCTGCGACCAGGGCACCTTCCTCAAGCACGACCACGTGCGTCACATGATCTCGCACCTGTCCGCCGGCGAGACCATCTGCCAGGTGTGCTTCCAGATCTTCCCGGGCGGCGAGCAGCTGGAGACgcacatggacgtccacctgtaCATCTGCGGCGTCTGCGGCGAGAAGTTCCGGCTGCGCAAGGACATGCGCAGCCACTACAACTCCAAACACACCAAGAGGCTGTAG